A genomic segment from Saimiri boliviensis isolate mSaiBol1 chromosome 14, mSaiBol1.pri, whole genome shotgun sequence encodes:
- the LOC141581222 gene encoding ret finger protein-like 4A encodes MEILIPPSISFLQTFAMAQHFKQVIRCPVCLNDLEAPVQLKCGYACCLQCVNSLQKEPHGEGVLCPLCTVVSQKDDIKPKYKLRALISIIKELEPKLKSILRMNPRMKKFQVEMILDVDTASNYLSISEDLRSVRCGDFKQNRKEQAERFSSALCVLGTSRFTSGRHYWEVDVGTSKIWDVGICKESVNRQGEVVLTSERGFWTVGCRRRQIFAASTMPLIFLWVSPQLHRVGIYLDVGMQSVSFYNVSDGCHIYTFNDIPVAEPLRPFFSHKRETQDDQSSLSICPVINPDSASPPVSSGERK; translated from the exons ATGGAAATTCTAATACCACCCTCGATTTCTTTCCTACAGACATTTGCCATGGCTCAACACTTCAAGCAAGTAATTAGATGTCCTGTTTGTCTAAATGATCTTGAAGCGCCGGTGCAACTGAAATGTGGATATGCCTGCTGCCTCCAGTGCGTCAATTCACTGCAGAAGGAGCCCCACGGGGAAGGTGTACTATGCCCCTTATGCACTGTGGTGTCTCAGAAGGATGACATCAAGCCCAAGTACAAGCTGAGGGCACTGATTTCCATCATCAAGGAACTAGAGCCCAAGCTGAAATCTATTCTAAGGATGAACCCAAGGATGAAGAAGTTTCAAG TGGAAATGATCTTGGATGTGGACACAGCCAGCAACTATCTTAGCATTTCTGAAGACCTGAGGAGCGTCCGATGTGGGGATTTCAAGCAGAACAGGAAAGAGCAGGCTGAAAGGTTCAGCTCCGCCCTGTGCGTCCTGGGGACCTCTCGCTTCACGTCTGGCCGCCACTACTGGGAGGTGGATGTGGGCACCAGCAAAATATGGGATGTGGGCATTTGCAAGGAGTCTGTGAATCGACAGGGGGAGGTTGTACTTACTTCAGAACGCGGCTTCTGGACTGTGGGTTGCAGAAGAAGACAGATCTTTGCCGCCAGCACCATGCCTTTGATTTTTCTCTGGGTGAGCCCCCAGTTGCACAGAGTGGGGATTTACCTGGATGTGGGTATGCAGTCCGTTTCCTTTTATAATGTTAGCGATGGGTGCCATATCTACACATTCAACGACATTCCTGTTGCCGAGCCTCTGcgtccatttttttctcataaacgTGAAACTCAAGATGATCAGAGCTCCCTGAGTATCTGTCCTGTGATCAATCCAGACAGTGCCAGTCCTCCAGTTTCTTCTggggaaaggaaataa